The genomic region AATTACTGAAAGAGAAAGTTCAAGAACTTGAGATGGACTGCAATGAACTAACAGAAGAGAACCTGGAGCTTTTATTCAAGCTTAAAGAAGCAAAGAAAAATCCTAAAGACGGAGGTCTCAAAGATCGATCTTTTGCTAGCTTTGAGTCTGAAAACAACTTATTTCGAATCTTCCCTTCAGAAAACATGCTCCAGGGGAAACACACCAAGAATATTAGTGTTGATGATAATGTTCCGACTAAAGAGGTTGAGGCTTTGAAACTTGATCCAGAAGTCAGAATATCGGATCTGAATATGGAAGTGATCAATAAAACATCCGAAATAGCAAATCTTGAGGCTAACTTATCTTCTAAAGAAAAAGAGATTGGGGTTCTGCAGAAGCACCTGACTGAGTTAGAAGGCAAGGTCAATGATCTTGAACGGGAAAATTTTCAACTTCAGGAACAAATGGAGATCTTTACAAAAGAAAGTGATACGGACTCTAAATTCTTATATCATTTACAAAATGATTCTGCAACTCTCAACAAGAATATAGAGTCCCATGTTTCTGCCAGTGAAACACTTACAAGAAAGTCGTTGGAGTTGGAAGAAGGAAAACATAAACTGGAGCTCCACATATCACAGATAGAACAAGAAAATGAACAGTTGTTAAGGCAAATATCTGTATTGGAAGCTCATCTTGGAGATTTGACTAATGAAAAGGAGTCTTACTTATCAGAACTAGAGAGCTCTAAGTCTCAAGCTGCGAGGCTTCGGGAGGAGATGTTAAAGATGAAGTCTGAGATGGATTATTCAAAAGAAGATTCTAAACAAAGGGAACAGTATTGTTCCCTCTTGGGAGTCAGGTTGCAGGAATCAGAACGAAGATTTGCTGATATCCGTGGAAAAATGGTAATCTTAGAAAAGAAATTTTCTTCAATCCAGGAAGATATTGCATCAAAAGAGAAGCATCTTGCGTTGGAGTTAGATGGCTTTATTGATGAAAATAGAAAACATATGGAGCAGGGTCAAAGTTTGTTGAATCAGATGCAAACGGAGAAGATGGTAGAAATCCAGAGCCTTGAAAAGGAAATTGAGAACCTCAGCATGAAACTTGCAGCAACCTATGATGAAAAAGAATTGATAGCTTCCAAAGCTTTGCTTGAAGTATCCACTTTACGTACTGATAAAGCTAAACTGGAATCTGCTTTTGAAGAAGTTCAATCTAAACTGAGTTTGTCCAAGACCGAAGTTAATGGGATGCATACTGAATATGAACAAAAGCTGAAAGACCTAACAACTGAACTTGTTGATCTGAAAATGGAAAAGCAAATGCTGATGAATGAACATGAAAATCTGTTGAAGGTGGTGGAGGATTCCAAATCAAGAGAGCTAAAACTCAAAAGCACTATAAATGCCCTTGAGTTAAAACTTACAGTCACTCAATATGAAAGGCAAAAATTCATGGATGAGTCTGGAAATCTAAAGTTACAGTTGCAGCAGACAAGTCAATTTGAGAATGAGATTGTGGCTCTCAGGAATGAGCTCAACTCTGCCAATTCTGAGAAAAAGAGATTGGAAACCTCATTGAGCATAGCTTCTGAAGTATGCAAAGATTTGGAGGCAGAAAAGGCGTCATTTGAAATAAAGATCTCTACCTTGGAGAAGGTTGTCTCTGAATTGGAGGACTGCAAGAGAACTAGATCATCACTTGAAGAAAGGCTTATGCAGTTGGAGAGTGACTTGAAGATTAGAGAAGAACTGAGATGTGTTCAGGAATCTGAGCTCAGCCAAGTCAAAAGAATAAACAGGCAGCATCAACAAACCTTACAGTTGCTAGAGCAGGAAAAAGTTGAGCTCCAGAAAAAAGTCCAAGCTATTGAAGAACTGAAACTGCTTAAGGAACAAAAGAGAAACCAAGCTTCTAAGTTAAACAGGAAAGTTTCGCCTGTTCATGAAGACATGAAGGCCTCAAAAGTtagtacttttttatttatttattcattcatgGCATTGTTGCATTGTGATGAGATGACTAttaatttgttttcatttttatttcacaGAATTCTGCGGTGAAGAATACCACTCCATACCGCAGTACCAGGAAAAAACCATCTACTTTGAAAAATGAGAGAGAAAACATGAAAGATCAACTGGACCTTCGTTATAGTAGCAAAAATCAGAGTGAGGTACGTTTTGAATACTTCATTCTATTCTATATCCTAGTCCAATATTACAAAGTATAGTTCATAAATTGCTGCCCATATCAAGTGATTGCATTTTCACTGAAAATCTGAAATAACGCTTTTCTGATCTTCTGTTTCATATCTCCTTTCTCTTAATAGGTGGAAGTGGAAACTGAACATGGAATTCTTGATGAAAGTATTGATGCTGTAGAAATAGATC from Arachis ipaensis cultivar K30076 chromosome B02, Araip1.1, whole genome shotgun sequence harbors:
- the LOC107628066 gene encoding golgin subfamily B member 1-like; protein product: MFRLSKNKASSKSAADTRFEFRFSHFKALQVPKGWEKLFVSVVSVESGKAIAKSSKVLVQNGSCQWSDSFSEYVLFPGDNSSKEIDECLLKLIVAMGSSRSSILGEATVNLASYVSSNAESPLSLKLSKCNHGTVLHVTVQCLTPRTKTRDRESSETDSHSKAMNENKHDVAIKSNGSDCSYVHSVGSSSLEDLESTLSPGEVETRATSFSESVSNCSYTSAEGSTGRGNISPKSNDGQIQAGRHDSNSSRKSASNHDYHANNSSPSNHSAFSSLSVQECSTPSSKMTNLSNNRPEGAEDTSEELRAQAKMWEMNARKLMGDLDMLRREFSDQSKKLAGLEMDLSAANVDRDSLKKEVEDLKLLLEDPILRHKALEGSISQGDIPDIEKALKDELKFQRDSNADLSLQLKRSQEANAELVSLLQELEETLQQRKVETDNLSSLPSRFSEMERSFQLSIEENKSLTNQLEQLEKSNKNLLIKVQELEQSLEDKMHDTAHEKSPNDKTLSDVEMEYESKLSAKEEEILSLKAKLSESLPESNYSETVSRHIEEADLMREIELLKEKVQELEMDCNELTEENLELLFKLKEAKKNPKDGGLKDRSFASFESENNLFRIFPSENMLQGKHTKNISVDDNVPTKEVEALKLDPEVRISDLNMEVINKTSEIANLEANLSSKEKEIGVLQKHLTELEGKVNDLERENFQLQEQMEIFTKESDTDSKFLYHLQNDSATLNKNIESHVSASETLTRKSLELEEGKHKLELHISQIEQENEQLLRQISVLEAHLGDLTNEKESYLSELESSKSQAARLREEMLKMKSEMDYSKEDSKQREQYCSLLGVRLQESERRFADIRGKMVILEKKFSSIQEDIASKEKHLALELDGFIDENRKHMEQGQSLLNQMQTEKMVEIQSLEKEIENLSMKLAATYDEKELIASKALLEVSTLRTDKAKLESAFEEVQSKLSLSKTEVNGMHTEYEQKLKDLTTELVDLKMEKQMLMNEHENLLKVVEDSKSRELKLKSTINALELKLTVTQYERQKFMDESGNLKLQLQQTSQFENEIVALRNELNSANSEKKRLETSLSIASEVCKDLEAEKASFEIKISTLEKVVSELEDCKRTRSSLEERLMQLESDLKIREELRCVQESELSQVKRINRQHQQTLQLLEQEKVELQKKVQAIEELKLLKEQKRNQASKLNRKVSPVHEDMKASKNSAVKNTTPYRSTRKKPSTLKNERENMKDQLDLRYSSKNQSEVEVETEHGILDESIDAVEIDPVSKIQSLDSSLAEATETNNIHEGQLNRSQGHANGSIKSMGEGELVTKEKFERTKSMLEAELSDIQERYFHMSLKYAEVEAEREELVMKLKEVRNKKGWLS